The Melanotaenia boesemani isolate fMelBoe1 chromosome 8, fMelBoe1.pri, whole genome shotgun sequence DNA window AGAGAGAGAGTGGGGCCCAGGCTGACACCTTACGTCCTCAGACTGGGGTTCACGGCTGTGCTTAGCTGTGCGTCTGTCCCAGTCTGTCATCCCAGATGTTTGACATCTCCGTGTCGCTGAAGTATCCGGGCTCACCGGTGTAGTGTGTGGGGAAGAGCAACAGAGGCTCCACTGAAAATGCTTTCACGTCCCTTTGCTTATAATACTGCATGTACTCGTCTCTGATGGGACACAAGGGTGGACATATTACGTCTTATACAAAAACCTTAGACTGGTATTCAGGGCATCATAGTTAAAGATTTCATAGGTGAGACTCACTTGGGGTGTTTGTTGAACATGATCGGTAGGAACTCATCGACAGGCAGCATCTTATTCAGGGGTTCAGCCTGCAACAGCTTCTTGGCTCCGCTCAGGGACAGGCTGTAACCCAGTGTCCAGTAGGAGTAGCCAGGGTGCACCAGGTTTCTGACTCCCTTCACCCAGTGCTCTGGCTCCTTTATCTGCAGCCGCTTACGACCCACATAACTACAGGAAGACATGACAAATCAGCACTAAATCTTAAGGTGGAGGTGAAATTaggaaaatgagaagaaaaaccTTGCTGACATCAGATCCCAGTCAAGCCCCACTCTCTGCACATTGTCCATTACAGCAGCCAACCGCCTGTAAAACCTAGGCTCAAATCTGACGTCATCCTCCAGGACAAACACCTGCTGTAGTTCCTGCTGCACCACCTAGGGGGCGACACACGGCAGCCTCAAGAGTCACTGAATCATTTCTGCAAAACTGAAAAGTGGCCCATGCACCACTCAAGTTTATACCTGCTTCCAGATGTTGAAGTGGCTGAGGAAGCAGCCGATCTCCCCTTTGGTCAGCACACGGTCTGAATAAAGGTCTTTGTAGCCGGGCAGCATGTCTATACCCATGGCCTGCAGCTGAGAGGAGTTCAAGGCTCTGTGGAAAAATGAgacaacaaatacatttttgttttcttcattaaatgtttgtttatttcagtcAGTTATTCCTACAGTTTTACAGCTCAAGAATGATTGTGGAAACATTAAAGGTACTGtgattaaaaccaaaaaaaaaggagttttgTATTTCTTAATAGAGATTGTTAAGAAAACCTCAGTTTCTAACTGACTATAATGCATAGAATAAGTTACACAAGCATATTAGAGTTCAGACGATATGCCAAATGCCAAAAAATGCAGAATCTTAACTTTACTTCAACTTCAATATCCAATTaaccaatcacatgacagcaactcaacacatttagtcatgtagacatggtgaagaggacttgctgaagttcaaattgAACATCAGAATGAGTAAGAAAGGGGATTAAAgggactttgaacgtggcatggctCCTGGTCTGAATGTTTCAGAAACTGaccaggagattctcatcatggatgcagccaacaaacctgcaacaactgtgtgaagctgtcatgtcaatatgaaacaaaacctctgaggacTGTTtcaaacaccttgttgaatctatgacaccaagaattaaggcagttctgaagggaaaagggggtccaacccggtactagcaagatggacctgataaagtgacaGACTAGTGACATGCAGCAGTTTGAACTGATGAATTAAAAAGATTCTACCAGTTTTCATCatttagattaaaatattttgtttgtaataaattaaaatccaAGCTAAATGTGCATATCTTTTTCATTTCaccattttaacttttacttctAAAGCTTGAGTTTATCGAGGTGTTTAGACCACTGAATGCCCTACTTGCCATCCACGGCTTCAGTTAGCGTAACATTAATTCCAAGGACAGCCAGAGAACTCAGCATCCTCTCCCTCCGGTTGGCACGCCGCTTCAAATTAATCAGAAATATCTGAAAAGGGGAGAACAGCTGCTCACTGAGACACTTCATGTCTGGAAAAGAGTCACAAACTGTATCTTGTATCTGTACCTCATCAAATCCCATCTTCCGAGCTTCTTTAGCTGTAGTGTGCAAGTACTTTGAAGGCTCCATCATGTAGTCGACtggaaataaagattttatattCAGATTTTACGTGAGAAAAGTCATTTTCTCTTACAGTCTTTTCTTAAGGAATTGGTTGCATATGTTCAGCACAAACAGATGTTAGATGTTAAGATCTCAAATTTCAGAACAGACGGGTGAAGTGAGGGGCGGTTTTTGTCAGAGGAGTGAGGCATGTGTCATGGCTGCGAGAGCTGAACAGGACAAACATGCAACCATTGAGAAAAGACTGATGTTAAAAAGAGCTGTGGAGATGTCAGTCATAGGGTCAATCATGTTATTATATACACAGAATAAATACTTACTGAGAGCCTCTGTCAGTGTGTGGGTGAAActctccttttcttcctccaGAGTCTGGTCTTGTCTAAGGGGAACTGGTAAATATCCATAATGGTCTTTGTTGCACACATACATCTGAACGCCTGCAGCGGTGCACAGGAATGAAGACTTGTTGCATTTTTTCTCCCCAAATAATAGAATTTCAGAAATAATCTAGCTAGAGTGTTCTAATTTTATGTAAGAAACATCATCAGATGAACAAtgacataaaaatgcaaaagcagTGCATCTTCTTTTCAACTTTGCTTCAGTTCATGAGATTTatgggtttttatttatgtacagTTCTCTTAAGGTCTTACTGTGGCTTTTCTGATGGGCTGACATCATGTCAATAGTttgattcatttctttttcggccattctgctgtgtttggtttattgTCCTGCTTCATGAGCCAGATGgactcacatttgactctataatactttggtatccagaggagttcatggtccactcaatggGCTTCATTTACTAACCGTTAGGAAAATATTGGCTCTGAAGTCCAGACTTGTTCTTAGAACAAATCTTACAAACTCTCAGGAATACTCTTAGGAACATTTTCTGTTCTGAAGCGTGAACAAAGTCAGAGTTTGTATTGTTTTCTGCTCTTCAGTTCATTAGATACAACAATAAATTTACAATAATGTTTCTTGTCagctgcgatggactggtggcctgtccagtgtgggataggctccagcttccctgcaacccttaaCTGGACAAAGCAGTACAGAAAGTAGATGGATGGAGGGTCAAATATATACCTAGATATCATAGATCATGTTCTAACGTCAAAATTTCCctcagtggaaaaataaacaattttttattgatttgattaatattttaaaaaagttgcaATCCAGAGGGGATTCATTTCTATTCCTGGTCTTCCTGAAACCATCAATGCAACAGACTGTGAACAAGCCAGATCCATTCCTTCAAGAATATCACCCCAGAAATCTCCAAGTCACCTGAGATTCCCACATCCCACATGAATGTGGTTTTTgataattaaaaataactacaatagtgttattttattatactgGTTAGGTTTCTCAGAAATGTCCTGACCTCTTTTTTCAGAacaacttaagaacaaatttaagagGGTTTGTAAAAAGATCTTGGAGAATGAGGTCCTGTAGCTAcagaacaagcccagatcatcatccctccaccactgtgctgactgctaGTATGAGATGTTTGTGCTGataagctgtttgtttttttctgcattctgaTCAAACATCTCTACTTTAACTTCttctgtccaaaggacattgttccagaagtcttgtattttgttcagatgcagctttgcaaacttAAGCCGCGCtgtcatgttctttttagaTAGAAGCAGCTTTCCCCTCTGACCTTTTaaacaagccatacttgttcagtcttcTAAGTGGATTATTATGAACTTAAACATTTACATGCCAACGGAggtctggagagtctgagatgtactGAAGCTCTTGGATATGCAATTGCAATGCAATTTCTCTGATTATTGCATGGTCTGACTTTAgactgaacttgctgggacgtcCACTGCGTGGTTCATTGGCAGCTGTCTTGgatgttttccatttgtgaATAATCTGCTCTTTGTAGAATATTGGACTCCAAATAGTTTGGATTTCGGATGTATTTCCTCCTTAGTATTGTGTCAACAGAAACCCAAAAGCTCCAGATCAGCAAACTCTCAAAGCCTCTGCTCTAGCAAATAGTTTACACTGATGATGATCAATTAATCAAGTGCATTgatcagcagcacctggctgcttcTCTTTAGTCCTGTGGAAGAAGTAAAGGGTAGACTTGTTGGGGCTCTtgcactgcttctgcatttttggCTTAACTTTTGTTCAGTAAATACTGACATAATGTCATCATTTCTTGTTCTTCTGATGCTGCATTCAACACATTTCAGGACCTGATAAGGACCTGATGAGCTTTTAATATTTACTGATATGAAAAACATTAGAATTGTGTAAATCTAATTGAGGATTTATTTGAATCTGTGGAGTATTTCCTGCTGATTTCCAGTGACTGCCACTTGACCAGTATTGTTAAAGTCACATAGGAAAAAATCTGACCTGCTTTCCTTGCAGAGAAAGCAAAGGCTATGATGTCATCTAAATGGTAAGGGTACTCAGGATGAGGAGGGTAGAAGGCCAGATCTCGGCTGGCTTTGCGTCTCAGATCCAGCAGGTAGGTGGAGTGCACCATGGGGACAGCAAAGCAACCCTGTTGCTCCCTCTTATGGATGGGAATATACTCCGGAGTTCGTCTGTAGTAGCCCTTTGTGTTcattcaaataataataataaaaaagatttttcaaaGGTTTTCATTGAACATTCTGCACAACCAGCTTATTCAGTAGACTGTGTTTACCTGGGGAGTTATGCCACACCAGAAATTGGAGTAAAGGCTTTTTGATTCCAACATGGGTGCCACGATGGTTAAGTTCTCTGAGATCAGGTCAGTTAGGACATGGCGGTTTGTTAGTAAGTTGTCGCTGTCCACAAACTGACAACAAACAGGTAACATAAACAGATTAGTTTAAATCTGACACACAGTAACTCAATAAAACAATCAGACTTATCTTCATCTTTGACTGTCTCACCAGTATATAGTCTGTCCAAAGATGCTTGGCAGCTTTTAGAGCCGCCTGCTTTATCTTCATCACATGGGTGAACCGGGAGCTGGACCAGTGTTTTGgtccctcctcatcttcataGGAGCTGAGGATGAAACAAAGGAACAGTCCTATTACTCAGGTACAGGGGTGTACATCACAAGTTTGATCAGGATGCAACATTATAGTTATTCAATGGAAGGCCACTTTATGTTTGCCAATATAAATTCTGCCATGATACCATTTGGATGTCATTCAGGATCTAGTGATCAATGTGGGATGATGTCACATGCTGATTTAATtcagtagtgatagtgatctttttattacaaaaatgtgataaataatggcgTTACTATGCCtcactcattgtggattaaCCATATAGtgtctctgaataaacattacattttgtggctggacgGGATATAAATACCTGGAAAATTTCCATAGATTGCCTAAAGGGTAAgttatccatcacaatttaccatACAGAGTTACACACCACCGTTTCTGAGAAACTGTTGCCAATGTAAGTGATAGCGCTGGGTGTACAGTGTGTGAAATTACTTGCATCTAGCAGTAAAGATGGACTTTAAATTCCAAACAAAGTTGTGATCAGTGGCCCTCAGTGGCCAaacttccagacataaacatgttttcatctgtgagtggatctagtggcctcaggtgcagcgatgactgcactgCAGGTAATTACTTCCCAACTGTGTACGCTGTCTTCTTCTATGATCCTTATAtggtgttacttatcccaaacggtgTTCTAGGATCTATTAAATAaatctgcagttttaaagcttagaGAGTTCTCACGtcacacagttgtttgtccattcagagacactgtagaAAAAATGGttgcacaaatatggcagctttAATAGtttattctaagagaataaaagacaagttattttagtaaagtgattagaaaacacaccaatagaaacacagtttttaatgatgtattaaaattttctgtcattgacctttgactTGATTACACACTGCATCTTTGAAATATTCACatcacataaaataaaagtgtgtATCGATGTTCGAGATCGTTTGTTTGGATCAATTCTATTAGTTTATCACTGAATTGATGTATTATTACTAGGGCAGGCAACTGATTAAGATTTTtcatcagattaatcacagtttataaattaattaat harbors:
- the colgalt2a gene encoding procollagen galactosyltransferase 2 isoform X3, which gives rise to MITILARNAQHSLPYFLGCIERLDYPKNRIAIWAASDHSVDNSTAVLQEWLRGVQHLYHSVEWRPTEQPSSYEDEEGPKHWSSSRFTHVMKIKQAALKAAKHLWTDYILFVDSDNLLTNRHVLTDLISENLTIVAPMLESKSLYSNFWCGITPQGYYRRTPEYIPIHKREQQGCFAVPMVHSTYLLDLRRKASRDLAFYPPHPEYPYHLDDIIAFAFSARKAGVQMYVCNKDHYGYLPVPLRQDQTLEEEKESFTHTLTEALIDYMMEPSKYLHTTAKEARKMGFDEIFLINLKRRANRRERMLSSLAVLGINVTLTEAVDGKALNSSQLQAMGIDMLPGYKDLYSDRVLTKGEIGCFLSHFNIWKQVVQQELQQVFVLEDDVRFEPRFYRRLAAVMDNVQRVGLDWDLMSASYVGRKRLQIKEPEHWVKGVRNLVHPGYSYWTLGYSLSLSGAKKLLQAEPLNKMLPVDEFLPIMFNKHPKDEYMQYYKQRDVKAFSVEPLLLFPTHYTGEPGYFSDTEMSNIWDDRLGQTHS
- the colgalt2a gene encoding procollagen galactosyltransferase 2 isoform X1, translated to MDFDFKVLSFYFMLLAGCLFLSSSSEELPADRLLPPAPRGESSFLKPTVMITILARNAQHSLPYFLGCIERLDYPKNRIAIWAASDHSVDNSTAVLQEWLRGVQHLYHSVEWRPTEQPSSYEDEEGPKHWSSSRFTHVMKIKQAALKAAKHLWTDYILFVDSDNLLTNRHVLTDLISENLTIVAPMLESKSLYSNFWCGITPQGYYRRTPEYIPIHKREQQGCFAVPMVHSTYLLDLRRKASRDLAFYPPHPEYPYHLDDIIAFAFSARKAGVQMYVCNKDHYGYLPVPLRQDQTLEEEKESFTHTLTEALIDYMMEPSKYLHTTAKEARKMGFDEIFLINLKRRANRRERMLSSLAVLGINVTLTEAVDGKALNSSQLQAMGIDMLPGYKDLYSDRVLTKGEIGCFLSHFNIWKQVVQQELQQVFVLEDDVRFEPRFYRRLAAVMDNVQRVGLDWDLMSASYVGRKRLQIKEPEHWVKGVRNLVHPGYSYWTLGYSLSLSGAKKLLQAEPLNKMLPVDEFLPIMFNKHPKDEYMQYYKQRDVKAFSVEPLLLFPTHYTGEPGYFSDTEMSNIWDDRLGQTHS
- the colgalt2a gene encoding procollagen galactosyltransferase 2 isoform X2 — its product is MDFDFKVLSFYFMLLAGCLFLSSSSEELPADRLLPPAPRGESSFLKPTVMITILARNAQHSLPYFLGCIERLDYPKNRIAIWAASDHSVDNSTAVLQEWLRGVQHLYHSVEWRPTEQPSSYEDEEGPKHWSSSRFTHVMKIKQAALKAAKHLWTDYILFVDSDNLLTNRHVLTDLISENLTIVAPMLESKSLYSNFWCGITPQGYYRRTPEYIPIHKREQQGCFAVPMVHSTYLLDLRRKASRDLAFYPPHPEYPYHLDDIIAFAFSARKAGVQMYVCNKDHYGYLPVPLRQDQTLEEEKESFTHTLTEALIDYMMEPSKYLHTTAKEARKMGFDEIFLINLKRRANRRERMLSSLAVLGINVTLTEAVDGKALNSSQLQAMGIDMLPGYKDLYSDRVLTKGEIGCFLSHFNIWKQVVQQELQQVFVLEDDVRFEPRFYRRLAAVMDNVQRVGLDWDLIYVGRKRLQIKEPEHWVKGVRNLVHPGYSYWTLGYSLSLSGAKKLLQAEPLNKMLPVDEFLPIMFNKHPKDEYMQYYKQRDVKAFSVEPLLLFPTHYTGEPGYFSDTEMSNIWDDRLGQTHS